From the Methanobacterium sp. CWC-01 genome, the window CCGGATCAGGATTAGTTCCTGAAGTTCTTCTCCAATGAGAAGTTGGTACATCTTATCCGGGTCCCGGTGGTTGAGCCGTGACCCGAAACGTTCCCTGAAATCATCACGATCCAGGATCACCTCCCCCTGGTCCAGGATCAGATCGGAGAGTTGTATCCGTCGAGAACTTAAAAGGTGCTCAAAGAAGATCCACTTAACAGTTTCCTGGCTTAAAAGCTCCTGTAAAGTTTTTAGCACGAGTTCAACACGATCCCGGCTGTTTAACTCTTCCAACCGATTCTGGATCAGGCTGCCCTGGGATTCCACCATCAAACGACTCTCACGAGAATTAGGTCCGAATTTAACCCCTATAGCCTGGGAGAGAAGGTAAAAAGAGATGATATCATATTTTTCGATATCTTCCTGGAACAGAAATGCAAATTTTCGGTAATTGAAGTTAGGATCGTTACGTTTTTTTACATACCATTCCAATCGTTTAAGGGCCAGTTCTAGATAATTGCGGGGGATATCCTGGTCCCGCGATATATCCTGTGATTTACTACGGGTAACCAGCTCTATAAGCTCGGAGTTATCATTTATCAGGGTCTCAAGACTTCCCAACTGCCTTACTCTTTCCCGGCCCTCAATGGAGAGTGGATTTATAAAAGAAACCCCTACCATGATCTGATCTTGGTTTTCTAAAATAAAGTACTTGATGTATTGGCGAGGTGTCAAATTTTAAGGTGACAAATTTATATATACAAATATGAACAAAGGGAGATTTACCTTTTAATCAGTACTTATACTTTTTAAAATTATAAAATACGTTTTATGAGTTTATTGAGATTTAAAACCTGTATATGGGAGGAATAAATTTGAATAAGGTCTTTATCACCTGTGCTTTACCCTACGCCAATGGTCCCTGTCACCTGGGACACCTTAGATCAACCTACATACCCGCCGATATTTACGCCCGTTACAACCGTATGAAGGGTCGTGAAGTTCTTTTTGTCTGTGCCACCGACGAACATGGCACTCCCATTGCGGTGAAGGCTGAAAATGAGGGTAAGCCCCCGGTGGAGATTGCTGGACGTTACTATGAGATGATTAAAAGTGACCTGGATGCCTGCCATATCTCCTTCGACAACTTCTCCCGCACCACGGACCCCCTGCACTATCAGATCGCCCAGAACTTCTTTTTAGACCTTTACCAAAAGGGCTTCATCTACGAAGAAACTATAGAGCAACTTTACTGTTCGGAATGTGATCGTTTCCTCCCGGACAGGTATGTGGAGGGGAGCTGTCCCCAGTGCCAGGCGGAAGGGGCCAGGGGCGATCATTGCGAGTCCTGCGGTCGGCATTTAGACCCCCTGGAACTGTTAAATCCTACCTGTCTTATTTGTGACTCCAAGCCACAAGTTAGAGAGTCCAAACACTACTTCTTTAAGCTCACCCACTTCCAGAAACAGGTTCAGGAATGGATTGAATCTAATCCCGAACTCCCGGCAAATGTTCGTAACTACGCCCTGCAGTGGGTTAAGGAGGGACTTAAGGACTGGATCCTCACCCGAGATATGGAGTGGGGCATACCGGTGCCCCTGGAAGGTGCAGAGGGTAAGATCATATACGTGTGGGGTGAGGCTTTCCTGGGTTACATCTCCTCGGCGGCACAGTGGGCCCGGAAAGAAGGTAAAGCCTGGGAGCCTTACTGGGATGATGGTGCCGTGCATTTCATTGGCAAGGACATAATATACCATCACAGCATATTCTGGCCATCCCTGCTTCTGGGTTACGGATGTAAACTTCCCCGCACCATAGTAGCCGGGGAGTACCTATCTCTGGAGGGACTTAAAATGTCCACCAGTAAAAATTGGGTTATATGGGCCTCTGAATTCATGAAAAAATTTGATTACAATCTTTTAAGATATTATCTGGTTGCCAACGCCCCCCTCACCAGGGACACTGATTTTTCCTGGGATGACTTTCAGAGGAGAGTTAACGATGAACTGGCAGATATTCTGGGGAACTTTCTGCACCGAACCTTCTCCTTCACCCACCGCTTCTATGGAGGAAAGATTCCCCAGCCAGAAAAATGGAATGACACTGACCGGGCCCTGGAAGAACAGTTGAAAGCCCTGCCGGAAAGGGTTTCCGGGCATCTGGACAACTACCACTTCCGGGAGGGACTGCGGGAGATCATAGGCCTGGCTAAGGCTGGTAATAAATACTTCAACGACCATGAGCCCTGGAAGACCGTGAAGTCCAACCCCCAGGAGGCAGCCACCTGCCTGTATCTTTGTAACCAGGCGGCTAAGGCCATGGCCATCCTTTTATTCCCCTACCTTCCTGGTAAAGCCCAAGATATAATGGATATCCTGAACCTGGATGGATATGAGTTTAATTGGGATGATGCAGCCCAATTTATACCAGCAGAACATGAACTAGCCCCTGCTAAACCTTTATTCCCAAAAATAGATGATGAAGTAATTGAAAAAGAGAAGGAAGCTCTTTATGAAAATTTAGAGGAGAAAGAAGTTATGGATCTTATAAGTATTGAAGACTTTGCCCGAATGGACCTGCGGGTGGGTATGATTACTGGAGCAGAAACTGTGAAAGGCTCAGAAAACCTGCTGAAGTTGTTGGTGGATCTTAAATATAAACATATACAGGTGGTGGCTGGACTGGCCAAGAAGTACCAGCCAGCCGAGCTTATAAATCAGAAGGTAATTGTGCTGGTCAACCTCAAGCCAGCCAAGCTCTTTGGAATAAAATCAGAGGGCATGGTTCTGGCCACCCAGGACAGTCTCAACCTATTAAACCCCGGGAACGCCGAGGTGGGTGAAGGAATTAAATGAATGAATCCCTTCTTATTAGTCGGGCCGAGAAATTTTTATCCCAGATACCGGGATTTAATGGGGAGCTGGCCATTGATGCCAAATCCTTCCTAAAAATATATTGGCAGTTTAAGGATAACCTGGACACCCTTTACGAGTTTAGGGATAATATGGAGCTCAAGGGTTATAAGGCCCCCTACCGATCCTTGAAGTATGCTAGGGCGCAGTCTTCTGAGATGAAGATGGATGACCTCCATGATGTGAGCCGTCATACCCAGTTTTTTCGTATGCGGGCCGCTGCCAAGAAGAATATTTTAGACCGGGTTAAATCTGCCATAGCCTCGCATAAAATTGGCTTGGGCCACCTTGAAGAATATGCTATAGTTACCTGTAATTCCTGCCAGGCCCGTTACCGTGGGCATGAATTGAGCAAACTGAACCCGGCTGAATGTGAGTGCGGCTCTTCCCAGTTTAACATAACCATTAGTAATGACGGGATTTACCGGTTAGGTATTCTTAATTACCTTCCTCTCTCCGGGGATTACATGGTTAAAATGTCGGAACTATCGCCCCTTGGGAGAGAGGCCTTTCGGGGTTTGGTACGCCTTCTAAAACAGGAAAAACGCGGTATTGTTAAAACCCTTTCCATGGTTATTAAAGTAATGGAGGATGGTCGTTGGGTTCGTAAACGGGTTAATATCGACGCCCAGGAACAGTTGAACTATGAGAGGAAGATCAGGGAAACCTATGGGAAAAATGCCCGCATCGAGTTCATGCAGTTTCACCGGAAAAGACCGGCAATCATCAATGATAAGCACGTTCAAACCGCCCTGGCCCTGGGATATGTGGGGCACTCCGAAAATCTTGGAAAATCACTGCTACCCCTACTTCTGCAGCAAAAACTTAAAAATGAAAATAATTTACAAACCTATGATGCTTCTCTTAAAAAGGCAGAGGGTATGGCTAAAGATCAGAAGGAATGGGATGGAGATGGAAACCTCCAGGAAGATCTTTTAATGGAGATACTCCAGGAAGAAGGCCTGGCTGATAGTAAGGGCCAGATGAATCATGACTTGAAAGAGGATCTGCAGCTGAGGGATAAACTGCAAAAAGAGATTTTTCTGGAAATTCCCAGGGCTCTAATACTATGGGACCTGATGCGCTACTATTTATCCACGTCCTTCGACCGTCGCAGCAAACACTCCGGTCCCTTCCCCTATTTAAGACCATCACTGGATATTAATCAATTGAAAGCATTCCATGAATTCCCATCCCGAACTGCCAACAATATGAAAGGCGTTTTAGATGAAAATATTGAACCAATACTGAACATGGATAAGATCATATCCTTCAAGTTCTCTATGGAGAAAAAGACCCATGGTTTACATATTAAAATGGATCCAGCCATGGGGGCGGCTATTTTAAATATCAGGGGACAGGTTTCTATTCCCAGAGCTGCCCAGATCTTTGATGTTACGCTCCAAGAGGTAAAAAAACAGAAATCCAACCTGGTTACCCTCCAGAAGCCAACCACCCGCAAAGCCCAGAAGTTTCTGGAACTGGTCCGGGGATGATCCAAGATTACAGGATAAATAAAGATGTATATTGATGATGGGTGAGTATGGTGGAGGAAGTTTATGTGTCCCAGCCCCTGACTATCCAGCGGATTATGGAGCTTTTAGAGCTGCACCCGGATCTGGTGAAGATTAAATGTCCGCCCAGTTTGTACGTCCGTACCTCACCCAAATATCTGGATGCTCTTGAAAATCTGGGGGTAATAGTAGAACCAGAAAAAAGAAGTGGAAGACCACCTAAATATGGTGATAAAGAAGTTAAACGGATAAATGAACTTCTCTCCCAGGGTAAAACACCACGGGAGATAGCCCATGAAACTGACATCCCCTTAAAAAGCATCTACCACCTCATCCAGAAAACATTGACCCCTGGTCGACCCCGAAAGTATGATGATGAAACTGTGAATAGGGTGAAGGAACTCCATAAGTCAGGAATGAGTGCCAGGGTAATAGCTGAGCAACTGGACATTCCCCTGCGGAGTGTGTACTTTTTGATGAAAAGATGATCAATTTATAGATTGGTGAGTAGTAATGTTGATGAAATATCTTCTTAAGGTGATTGGAGTATGGACCTCAACGTCATAACCCAGTATCAGGGCCTCTTAATTTCCTCCAGTATCTGTGGAATTGTGGCCTTTTTAATTACCTTCTTAAGCATGCCCCGGCTCATAAGGAAGCTTAAAGGTGCTGAGATAGTGGGTCGAGATATACACAAACCCAGCAAGCCACTGGTAGCGGAGATGGGTGGTATTGGGATCTTATTCGGTTTCGCCATAGGAATGTTTTTGGGAGTTTATTTATATCCCCAATTTCAGGAACAACTTATTGTGAGCCTGCTGGTAATTTTACTGGTGGGTATTGTGGGGATGGTGGATGATCTGGTGCAGCTTTCCTCCCGGGAGAAGTTAATACTGCTCTGGCTGGCGGGATTACCCCTAATCTGGATCGCACCACCGAATGTAGGCCTGATCTACATGCTGTCCATGCCTTTTGCCGTTACCATCGCATCCAACCTTACCAACATGCTGGCTGGTTTGAATGGTATCGAATCCGGATTAGGAGCCATTGCCATGACTTCTCTCTCGGTTTCTTGCATTATCATGGGCAAAATAGATGTGGCCTTAATCAGCATGGCCATGCTAGGAGCACTCCTGGCCTTCTTATATTACAACCGCCACCCCTCCCGGGTTTTTCCAGGGGACGTGGGCACCCTCATCATTGGAGCCACCATCGTGGTGGTGGCATTTATTGGACGGGTTAAGATTATTGCTCTTATCGTACTCCTACCCAACATCATTGATAGTTTGCTCAAATTTTACAGTGTGGGGGTTATGGAACGACAGAACCACCAACCCACCCAGGTAGGACAGGATGGTAAACTGCAAGTGCCAGAAGGGGGTTTTAACTCCCTGATACGCTGGATTTTGAGACGTCCCATGGAAGAAAAGAACGTGGTGATACTGGTGTGGGGTATTGGTATGTTCTTTGGATTACTGGGAATCTTACTGGCCTATTTCTTAAAAAACAGTTTAATCTAATGTTTTAATGGTTTTATGCGTAAAAGGTCAACACCATTTAACATCGGCAGTGGTGTAATAATACCTGTAAGAAAAAACCGGATTAAATGCATTGTTGGTCATGTAATCAGTCTTGAAAGAGCCTGATATACTTTTACGCACATAATAGTTTATGCGTTCCCCCATGCAGTTTTTGTCGTCCTGGTTTTTTAGGGTGGGATCAGATGCATGTACTCTGATCTGTATTTTGGTTCTCTGATACACCGAATTATATCCTTGATTATTGTATTCAACTTTAAGGATTTGGATTTTGGATGGTAAAAGCAAGCGCTGGTTTTTATGGGTATAATTGGAGAAAGCCTGATCCGGGTAAAAGGCCAGACTGTCCAGATTAGCACCCTGGGTGGCACCATTGCGTGCCGCGGCCATGGCTATAGTGAGTTCACTGGATTCACTGGTTAATGAACCAAATAATAACACCATCAGGGGGATCATCGCCACTATCAGCATAAATTCAATGGAAATCTGTGCTCTGCTATCCATCATCTTCCTCCTTGTTAGTTTTTTTAGAGTTTCTCACTAATAACCAGGAAGTGGTTTCCATCCTTATCCCTCTGGTGGGTGATCCTGTAGGTAACGGTGGGGTAGAGGAATATTTGTTCCTCAGTATGCTTGGGGCCAGTGACTCTGGGCACAGAAGACGAGCTGAAGCAAATTCGATTATCCATATCCACAAATACTCCAGATGAGTTAACCTTTACCAGGTAGTCCATCCCATCAATTTCTGCTGGAATTTCCACCATAATTTCATGACCCTCCCCACCAGAATATGCATCTTCCAGTGATTGTGCAACTCTTTCTGCAATTATCCTGGCTTCAGCTGCTTCCCGGGTTAGATGAGCGGTTTCAGACCTCTCTTCAACAATTCCAATTATTCCTGTCAGGATTAGGAGGAATACCACCGTTGTTAACAATAGCTCCACACTCATCATACTATTAAATATATATGTAATACGTATTAATAATATATATTGCTAAGGTATTACTAAGGTGATGTAGATGGGAAGTGAAAAATTTGACCTATTGATACACTTCGACAGCAACAGGAACAGGTGGAATGGCCAGGAACTCATAGGAATACTAGAACTAGAAAAATTACTCCAAAATAGAGGAGTAGATTTTTTTATTAAGGAATCAGAGTTTCCCAACACGGTAATGGTGGAAATGGAAAATAATCCCCTGGAAACCTACCATTTCCTGCGTGAAAGCCCTACTAAAATTATATCCCGGGCCATATACATAGAAAGTACAGTTGAAACCTGCGGTAACCAAATAACAGAACGGGCAGTTAACTGCATCGGATCTAAGGCTCGTCCAGGAGAGACCTTCACAGTACGCTGCTACCTGAGGAAGCGAAGATATATTAATTCCTGCCAGAAACTAATAATCAGGATTGAAAATGAAATCCTTGGTAGGTGTAAACTCCAGTTAGATCATGAGAAACCGCGATGGATTGTTCATCTAGAATTTTTAGGTGAAAAAACAGGCATAACGGTTCTGGAAAGTGGATAAAGCCATGATTACGGGTTTATAGGTTTAAAAATGTACCGGATCATAAGATTTAAAGGTGGAGTATACAGGTTCGATGAACTGGCTGAATACTTGGAAGATGCCGGTGGAATGCTCTTTCAGGAAGATCGAATGCACATAATCCGGGGGAGCTCTTTTATCAGGGAGGAGTTGCAGGTCATGATGATCATCCCTCCTGATGAAGTGGAACATGTTAAATCCCTAGCTGAGGGAATAAAAGGCCAGATAGAGGAAGATCTAAACCTGGATCCACAAAAAGAACTGGAAATGTTCCATTACTTTTATCTGTACCACGCCCTTAGTCAGGCAGGTGGATGGATGAATCTATCCATGATTAAGGATTTAACCGATGCGCTATACCATGCAGAAGATCCACTTCCAGATTTGGTCTATTTAAATTATTTTAGCGAATCATCTCGCCCGGAAGACTTTAAAAAGTCCCTGGATATCATGTGCAGACTGCAGTTACTGGAAGTCCGGGATGAAACGGGTGAACCAGAATACCGGATAAAAAAAGATTAGATGTGATTTATTGATAATCCGGGGTGAATATTTAGTAACTATTGGGATAATGGCCATAATCCTGGGAATCTTTGTCTTAATTGTGGGATCACTCCTCCTTTCTCCGGCCAAAGGTGAAGAGTCAACTAAGAGCACTTCACAAGTACGTGGTGGGGGAGTGGTGATGATTGGACCCATACCCATCATCTTTGGTACTGATAAAGGAAGTGCCATGGTGATGGTGATACTGGCCATCATCCTGATGGTGGTATCCTACCTGATTTTCTACCGGTGATAGGGATTTTTGAACGTATCACATTTTTTTCTAGATAATGAAAAAGGCTTATATTTTAAAAACCCATATCTAAAAAGAATAAATAATAAAATCAAAGAGTTTGTCTTAAGAGTGATGATATGAAGATTTCTGTGGTTATCCCCGCCCTTAATGAAGAAGGTATTGTTGGAAAAACAGTGCAGTCAATACCCCAAGAGAAATTAGAGGAAATGGGCCTGGAAACCGAGATAATTGTGGTGGATAACGCATCCACGGATAATACTGCCAGGGAGGCTGAAGAAGCCGGAGCCAGAGTTATTCACGAATGCCATCGTGGATACGGCAATGCTTATAGGAGAGGTCTTAACGAAGCCACTGGAGATATTATCTTAATGGGGGATGCAGATGGCACCTATCCCCTCAGTGAAGCTTATGAATTTATCCAGCCTATTATCAATGATGGCAAAGAATTTGTAATGGGATCCCGGTTAAAAGGAGACATAAAAAAGGGAGCCATGCCACCTCTTCATCGATATATTGGCAACCCATTTCTCACCTGGGTGCTGAATATATTATTTAAAACTGGAATCTCTGATGCCCATTGTGGTATGAGGGCCATGACCAGTGAGGCCTGGAAAAAGTTAGGCCTTAGAACGGCGGGAATGGAATTCGCCTCAGAGATGGTCATCGAAGCATCCCGGAAAAAGTTAAGAATAGCCGAAGTCCCCATTACCTATTACCCTAGAGAGGGGGAATCGAAGCTCAGCTCATTTTCAGATGGCTGGAGACACCTCCGATTCATGATGCTATACCGTCCCGGGCCCTTCCTGCTCATTCCAGGAGTTATTGCTCTGGTGGTAGGTGTAACCCTGGCCTCCTTTGTATGGTTTGCCGGCCAATCCCGGATGCACTCCCTGATCCTAGGCAGCCTGTTACTTCTCATCGGTTATCAATTGCTGCTTTCCTGGCTCTATTTTGGGGCTTTCGCCGAATCCTACGGTGTCACTTCTTCTCGATTAAAAAAGAAGCTCATAAGCTACCATTCCCTAGAAAAGGAACTGCTTCTGGGGCTTTTACTCCTGCTTTGTGGAGTAATAATTGGTCTTAACGTGCTTTATAACTGGAGTGCCGGGGGTTTTGGTGCCCTATCCCAGATACAGCAGGCCATGATTGCCATGATACTGTCCATTCTAGGCATCCAAACCATATTCTCAGGCATGTTCTTGAGCTTACTGTTACTGAATAAGGATGAAAAGATTAAATTAGATAAGAACTAGTTCAAGATCCGAGTATGTTATTTATTTAATCAGGAGTTTTTTAAAATGAAAATAGCCTTCATCTACGACGTTGCCTATCCCTGGGTAACTGGAGGGGCGGAGATGAGGGTATACGAAGTGGCTAGGCGACTGGCTTTCCAGGGACATGAGGTGCACTGGTACACCCTGGGCTGGTGGTGGGACGAAATTAACCAGGAAGATCTGGTGAAAGATGGAATAATATTCCATGGAGTTTCAAAGCCCATCTCCATCTACAGTGGGAGTCGCAGATCCATAAAAGAGGCCATTTATTTCGCATTAAAACTTTTAAGACCGTTATTCAGGGAAAAATTTGATGTGGTGGACTGTCAGGGCTTTCCCTTCTTTTCCTGCTTCACTGCCTGGTTCCACTCTCTAGTTGGACGTTCCCGACTGATTATAACTCTCCATGAGGTGTGGGGAGAATACTGGTACCGTTACCTGGGAAGGATGGGTGTCCTGGGTAGGGTGGTAGAAAAGTTGATGGTCCACCTGACCAGTAATCTCATTACTGTGTCTTACAGAACCTTCCAGGATTTGCAGAAGCAGCGAAAGATTGATGCCCGGATAATTCCCAACGGCCTGGATTTTGAAAGAATACAAGGATTAAAACCATCCCCCCAGGTATCAGATGTCATATTTGCAGGCCGTCTAATCCCAGAAAAGGGTGTGGATCTTCTGATCCGAGCCCTGCCACTGGTGAAAGAGGTTCATCCTGATCTGAAATGTTTTATAACTGGAGACGGTCCAGAACGTGATAATCTTGAATTATTAGCTTCGGAACTCCAGTTGAAAAGGAATATAAAATTCACCGGCTTTCTAAAGGACCACAATGAACTTCTAAAGATTATGAAGTCATCCCAGGTCTTCGTGTTTCCCAGTAAGAGAGAAGGGTTTGGTATGGTAGTCCTGGAAGCCAATGCCTGTGGATTGCCAGTGGTGGTGGTTGAACATCCCATGAATGCTGCAGTAGAGCTGGTAAAGAATAATCAAAACGGCTTTATCGTTGAAGGATCTGAAGTTGCCCTGGCTGATGGAATCATCACTGGATTAAAAAATAAGAAAAACTTGGAAGCGGCGTGTGTTGAATTTGCCCGAGGCTATGATTGGGATGAGATAGTGCTGAACCTGGAGGATTTCTACCAGGAGGTTATTAAATCCACCTGATTTACCGAATTTACCATATAAGTCCCAATCAATATTTTAGCGTGCCTATACAAAGTGACCATTATGAAGATACTGCAAACTCCAGTTAGATTCTATCCCTTTACCGGTGGTGTGGAAAACTACGTATATTATCTATCCCGGGAACTGGTTAAAGCCGGGAATGGAGTGGAAGTAATCTGTGCTAATGAACCCCCATCACTTGACGAAGATACTGTGGATGGTATTAAAGTAAAAAGATTGTCTTATACCGGTAAAATTGCAAACACCAATATCACGCCCCATCTCCCACTCTCACTATCCAGAATAGACTGTGATCTAATACATACCCACATACCCACTCCCTGGAGTGCTGATTGGAGTGCCTTCTATTCTAAAATAAAGAAAAAGCCTTTAATTGTCACCTACCATAATGACATCATCGGCAGAGGCCTTGCAAATTCAATTGCACAGGTTTATAATGCCACTGCCCTCAAAATAGTACTTAGACAGGCTGAAAAGATAGTTATAACCCAAGCGGGTTATCTGCAGTCCTCTTCCCATTTAAAAAATTATGAGGATAAACTGGAAGTTATACCCACCGGGGTTGATTTGGATAAATTCGGGCCTGAAGCTCAAAAAGAAGAAAACACAATTTTCTTCCTGAGCCTTCTTGATGAATTTCACAAGTACAAGGGGTTGGAATATTTATTAAAGGCTATCTTAATTGTTAAAAAAGAAATTCCAGGTGTTAAATTAATTATAGGTGGAAAGGGCGTTCTTTTAAACTTCTACCAGGATCTGGTTTATTCCTGGGGATTGGAAGCCAACGTTGACTTTGCAGGATTCATACCCGACAAAAAAATAGCTGAATATTACAGTAAAGCCAATGTTTTTGTGCTGCCATCCATATCATCACTCCAGGAAGGTTTTGGAATAGTGGCCCTGGAGGCACTGGCCTGCCAAACACCAGTGATCACCACTAAAATAGTGGGTGTGGCTGCTGATTTAGAAAAAGTCCAGGCCGGAATGGTAGTCCCATCCAAAGACCCACAAAAACTTGCAGCTGGAATAATTCAAATACTTCAGGATGGAAAGTTACAGAAGGGGATGGGAACCAGAGGGAGAAAACTGGTGGAAGAAAAATACACCTGGCAGAGCGTTGCCTTAAAAATGGAAAAACTATATAATACCATTATATCAAATAAAACCTAAATTCAAGCTATTTTTAATCCCTCAAAATCTCGAATTACAAAAGCAATAAATCATAAAATCCAATATCCAAATTGAGGGTGTAAGAGATGAAATAGAAGTCTTCCAGTCATCAGGTGAACAAAGGATGTTTGAATCAAGTAAGCTCAATATCAAAAATTTCATGGCAATACTGCTTTTAATGCTTCTTTTAATAGATTTGTCCATCATCCTAGACTTGTTTATATTAAAACCGGTTTTAAGCTTTTTATTTTTCAGCATTGTTCCTGGTTTATTGATATATTTAGTCATAAAGCCCACACAAATGGACTTTTTAAAAAAAATCGTCTTGTGGGTGGGTTTGAGCATTTTTTTCCTGATGAGTGTGGGTCTTTTACTCAACACCATATATCCGCTGGTCCCTGAACCATTATCCTTAGCACCCGTACTGATATCCTTAAACGTTGTTTTAATTGTTTTAGCCATTGTGGCTTACTGGCGGAATAAAGATGACTTTGAAATTACTGATGCTTTTAATTTTAAGATGAATTTAGAGGATAAATTAATTTCTCCCCTGATATTTCCTTTTTTATTACCGTTACTGGCCATTCTGGGAACTTACCTTATGAACATCAGCCAGAATAATATCCTGCTTTTAATCATGCTGTTCTTGATACCATTATACCTAATTGCCATTGTTTACTTGCAAAAAAGGGTTCACTGGGCTACATATCCTTTGGCATTGTGGTTAATTAGCCTCAGCTTGCTTTTAATGTACGGTTTGACCTCCTCCTACCTCATGGGCCGGGATGTCCATCTGGAGTACTACTGTTTCCAGTTAAGTCTTTCCAACTTCCACTGGGATCTTAATGCATATTATAATGCTTACAATGCCTGTATCAGTGTAAACATTCTACCCCTCATCTACCATGTGCTTTCGGGAGTGCAGGGAGAGTATATCTTTAAAGTTTTCATGGCCTTTATAGGCTCCATAATTCCACTGATCGTCTACCTGGTGGCAAATAAATACATCTCCAGGAGATATGCCTTCTTTGCTGGAATTCTCTTTGTTTTTCAGCTATTCTTCATCAGTTTATTAGGTGCAGTACGGCAGGAGATTGCCATTCTCTTTTTCTTCCTGACCATCATGGTGGTATTTGACTTTGAAATCAATAAATCAGCCCAAAAGGTACTAACTGTGATCTTCATTGTTTCCACTCTTATCTCCCATTATTCCACAGCTTACGTGGCCTTCGTGCTCATCTTGCCCATATTACTCTTACCATTCTTTAAGGGTTTGTTTAAAGACCGGAAACTGGTCTTCACCAACATGGATATCATCCTTATCTCCCTGACCTTCATATTGATTTGGTACTTCCTGGTGGCCAAGGTTCAGTTTGCCAGTGGAGCACAGGTAGTGGGCAGAACCGTGGCGGCGGCTGCAGCCGGGGGTGGTGGAACAACATCGGCACTAATATCCACCCGGGGAGCTTACGTACTCGGTGTTCTGGGTGTGGTTCTTAAATCACTTCCCAACACCATCAGCGTCCTGGTCCACGACGCTATGTTTGCCACTATACTGGTGGGCCTTTACACCCTCCTACGCAAATATAAATACTATAGATCAAAATTCGGGACCCAATTTTTACTGGGAATAGTAATATCCATAAGTCTTCTGGTTTTATTCGTGGCCCTGCCCTACATATCCATTGCCTACGATGCCTCCCGGTTATTCTTCCAGTTGATCATATTTCTAGCACCGGTTTTTATCATTGGCTGCATAACCATTGCTAGATGGATAAAAAAACCAGAATGGGATGTGGTAGTAATTTTAATTCTCTTAATTTCCCTGTTTACCTGTGTAACCTACCTACATTATAGCCTACTAGGCACTCCCTACTCTGCACAGTACGAAAATGAC encodes:
- a CDS encoding glycosyltransferase family 4 protein, yielding MKIAFIYDVAYPWVTGGAEMRVYEVARRLAFQGHEVHWYTLGWWWDEINQEDLVKDGIIFHGVSKPISIYSGSRRSIKEAIYFALKLLRPLFREKFDVVDCQGFPFFSCFTAWFHSLVGRSRLIITLHEVWGEYWYRYLGRMGVLGRVVEKLMVHLTSNLITVSYRTFQDLQKQRKIDARIIPNGLDFERIQGLKPSPQVSDVIFAGRLIPEKGVDLLIRALPLVKEVHPDLKCFITGDGPERDNLELLASELQLKRNIKFTGFLKDHNELLKIMKSSQVFVFPSKREGFGMVVLEANACGLPVVVVEHPMNAAVELVKNNQNGFIVEGSEVALADGIITGLKNKKNLEAACVEFARGYDWDEIVLNLEDFYQEVIKST
- a CDS encoding glycosyltransferase family 2 protein; protein product: MKISVVIPALNEEGIVGKTVQSIPQEKLEEMGLETEIIVVDNASTDNTAREAEEAGARVIHECHRGYGNAYRRGLNEATGDIILMGDADGTYPLSEAYEFIQPIINDGKEFVMGSRLKGDIKKGAMPPLHRYIGNPFLTWVLNILFKTGISDAHCGMRAMTSEAWKKLGLRTAGMEFASEMVIEASRKKLRIAEVPITYYPREGESKLSSFSDGWRHLRFMMLYRPGPFLLIPGVIALVVGVTLASFVWFAGQSRMHSLILGSLLLLIGYQLLLSWLYFGAFAESYGVTSSRLKKKLISYHSLEKELLLGLLLLLCGVIIGLNVLYNWSAGGFGALSQIQQAMIAMILSILGIQTIFSGMFLSLLLLNKDEKIKLDKN
- a CDS encoding TIGR00304 family membrane protein — its product is MIIRGEYLVTIGIMAIILGIFVLIVGSLLLSPAKGEESTKSTSQVRGGGVVMIGPIPIIFGTDKGSAMVMVILAIILMVVSYLIFYR
- a CDS encoding DUF2206 domain-containing protein — translated: MFESSKLNIKNFMAILLLMLLLIDLSIILDLFILKPVLSFLFFSIVPGLLIYLVIKPTQMDFLKKIVLWVGLSIFFLMSVGLLLNTIYPLVPEPLSLAPVLISLNVVLIVLAIVAYWRNKDDFEITDAFNFKMNLEDKLISPLIFPFLLPLLAILGTYLMNISQNNILLLIMLFLIPLYLIAIVYLQKRVHWATYPLALWLISLSLLLMYGLTSSYLMGRDVHLEYYCFQLSLSNFHWDLNAYYNAYNACISVNILPLIYHVLSGVQGEYIFKVFMAFIGSIIPLIVYLVANKYISRRYAFFAGILFVFQLFFISLLGAVRQEIAILFFFLTIMVVFDFEINKSAQKVLTVIFIVSTLISHYSTAYVAFVLILPILLLPFFKGLFKDRKLVFTNMDIILISLTFILIWYFLVAKVQFASGAQVVGRTVAAAAAGGGGTTSALISTRGAYVLGVLGVVLKSLPNTISVLVHDAMFATILVGLYTLLRKYKYYRSKFGTQFLLGIVISISLLVLFVALPYISIAYDASRLFFQLIIFLAPVFIIGCITIARWIKKPEWDVVVILILLISLFTCVTYLHYSLLGTPYSAQYENDSIIRQELFIYNTEIKSSQWLYNYGQENLTIYSDGREVSRFFTAYGENIQDRKINDSFFGWNQTIEEGYIFLGHVNVRNNRIIDIGNDIISVELSPYSNLFERKSRVYDNGGSQVWW
- a CDS encoding glycosyltransferase family 4 protein, translated to MKILQTPVRFYPFTGGVENYVYYLSRELVKAGNGVEVICANEPPSLDEDTVDGIKVKRLSYTGKIANTNITPHLPLSLSRIDCDLIHTHIPTPWSADWSAFYSKIKKKPLIVTYHNDIIGRGLANSIAQVYNATALKIVLRQAEKIVITQAGYLQSSSHLKNYEDKLEVIPTGVDLDKFGPEAQKEENTIFFLSLLDEFHKYKGLEYLLKAILIVKKEIPGVKLIIGGKGVLLNFYQDLVYSWGLEANVDFAGFIPDKKIAEYYSKANVFVLPSISSLQEGFGIVALEALACQTPVITTKIVGVAADLEKVQAGMVVPSKDPQKLAAGIIQILQDGKLQKGMGTRGRKLVEEKYTWQSVALKMEKLYNTIISNKT